A window of Macrotis lagotis isolate mMagLag1 chromosome X, bilby.v1.9.chrom.fasta, whole genome shotgun sequence contains these coding sequences:
- the WDR13 gene encoding WD repeat-containing protein 13 isoform X1 has protein sequence MRAGSPAHRLTVLLQPPVNLCTLLSQAASGGLLGKRGQAGYGRRLAAGAGRGCEFRTQYIRRRSQLLRENAKAGHEPTFRRQYLRLRAQLLGQRYGPLSEPGSFRAYSNSVVRSSRTTLDRMEDFDEDPRSLGARGHRRSVSRGSYQLQAQLNRVIYDERTPGSVVPTSVAEASRAMAGDTSLSENYAFAGMYHIFDQHVDEAVPKVQFANDDRHLLACCSLDGSISVCQLVPAPPVVLRVLRGHSRGVSDFAWSLSNDVLVSTSLDATMRIWATEDGRCIREIPDPDGAELLCCTFQPVNNNLTVVGNGKHNVHVMNISTGKKVKGGSSKLTGRVLALSFDSPGHILWAGDDRGSVFSFLFDMATGKLTKAKRLVVHEGSSITSISARSWISREARDPSLLINACINKLLLYRVVDNEGTLQLKRSFPIEQSLHPIRSIFCPLMSFRQGACVVTGSEDMCVYFFDVERATRAIVNKLQGHSAAVLDVSFNCDESLLASSDAGGMVIVWRREQK, from the exons ATGCGCGCGGGCTCACCGGCTCACCGGCTCACCGTGCTCCTACAGCCTCCTGTCAACCTCTGTACTCTCTTGTCCCAGGCTGCCTCGGGCGGACTCCTTGGAAAAAGGGGTCAGGCAGGGTATGGCCGCCGTTTGGCAGCAGGTGCTGGCCGTGGATGCGAG TTCCGAACACAATACATCCGACGCCGGAGTCAGCTGCTGAGAGAAAATGCCAAAGCGGGGCATGAGCCCACCTTCCGAAGGCAATACCTCAGGTTGAGGGCCCAGCTGTTGGGGCAGCGCTATGGGCCTTTATCCGAACCGGGGAGCTTCCGGGCCTACAGCAACAGTGTTGTCCGAAGCAGTCGGACCACGCTGGACCGAATGGAG GACTTTGACGAGGACCCCCGGTCCCTGGGTGCCCGAGGGCACCGTCGCTCAGTCAGCCGAGGATCCTATCAGTTGCAGGCCCAGCTGAATCGGGTTATCTATGATGAGAG GACACCAGGCAGTGTCGTGCCCACGTCAGTGGCAGAAGCTAGCCGGGCCATGGCTGGGGACACTTCACTGAGTGAAAACTATGCTTTTGCTGGGATGTATCACATCTTTGACCAGCATGTGGATGAGGCTG TTCCCAAGGTTCAGTTTGCCAATGATGACCGTCACCTGCTAGCCTGTTGCTCTCTCGATGGCAGCATCTCTGTGTGCCAGCTGGTACCTGCCCCCCCTGTGGTCCTGCGTGTGCTCCGTGGGCACTCACGGGGCGTGTCCGACTTTGCCTGGTCCCTATCTAATGATGTCCTTGTCTCTACATCACTGGATGCCACCATGCGCATCTGGGCCACTGAAGATGGCCGCTGCATCCGTGAGATCCCTGACCCAGATGGGGCTGAACTGCTCTGCTGTACTTTTCAACCAGTCAACAATAATCTCACAGTG GTGGGCAACGGGAAGCACAATGTGCATGTAATGAACATCTCCACGGGCAAGAAGGTGAAGGGTGGCTCCAGCAAGCTGACAGGCCGGGTGTTGGCCCTGTCCTTTGATTCACCTGGACACATCCTATGGGCTGGGGATGATCGTGgcagtgtcttttccttcctttttgacATGGCTACAG GAAAGCTGACCAAGGCCAAGCGGTTGGTGGTACACGAAGGCAGCTCCATCACTAGTATCAGTGCACGATCCTGGATCAGCCGGGAAGCCCGTGACCCCTCTCTGCTCATCAATGCCTGCATCAACAAACTACTCCTCTACCG GGTGGTAGATAATGAAGGCACTTTGCAGCTGAAGAGGAGCTTCCCAATTGAACAGAGCCTCCACCCTATTCGAAGTATCTTCTGTCCCCTTATGTCTTTCCGCCAGGGGGCCTGTGTAG TCACAGGCAGTGAGGACATGTGTGTCTATTTCTTTGATGTGGAACGAGCCACCAGGGCTATAGTCAACAAACTGCAAGGCCATAGCGCTGCTGTGCTGGATGTCAGTTTCAACTGTGACGAGAGCCTTCTGGCCTCCAGTGATGCTGGCGGGATGGTCATTGTGTGGCGACGGGAGCAAAAGTAG
- the SUV39H1 gene encoding histone-lysine N-methyltransferase SUV39H1 — translation MCVFEVDYLCNYKRIRNQEYFLVKWKGYSDSENSWEPHQNLRCTQLLKQFYHDLKFEASRISGRQPRDQLPCKLKAVLVKYVVQKALQRKSLKRWERTLNTRRAHKGTISVENEVDLDEPPWDFTYINELMVAKGITMSQMAVGCKCKNCLLKPVKGCCPGISLTKFAYNVQGQVLLKAGQPIYECNNHCRCSIDCANRVVQKGIFYNLCIFRTNNGRGWGVRTLEKILNHTFVMEYMGEIITSEEAEQRGKAYDRQGTTYLFDLDYVEDVYTVDGAQFGNISHFLNHSCSPNLQVYNVFINNVDQRMPRIAFFATRNIQAGEELTFDYHMQGSSKKRVRIECKCGSKFCRKYLF, via the exons ATGTGTGTCTTTGAGGTGGACTACCTGTGCAACTATAAGAGGATCCGG AACCAAGAGTACTTCCTGGTAAAGTGGAAAGGTTACTCAGACTCTGAGAACTCGTGGGAGCCCCACCAGAACCTGAGGTGTACCCAGCTTCTGAAGCAGTTCTACCATGATCTGAAGTTTGAGGCTTCCCGCATTAGTGGGAGGCAGCCCCGGGATCAGCTCCCTTGTAAATTGAAAGCAGTCCTGGTAAAGTATGTGGTGCAGAAAGCCCTGCAACGCAAGTCCCTGAAGCGCTGGGAGAGGACGCTGAATACCAGACGGGCTCACAAGGGCACCATCTCAGTGGAAAATGAAGTGGACTTGGATGAACCCCCCTGGGACTTTACCTACATTAATGAGCTTATGGTGGCCAAAGGGATCACCATGTCACAGATGGCTGTTGGCTGTAAATGCAAGAACTGTCTGTTGAAACCAGTCAAGGGCTGCTGCCCAGGCATATCACTCACCAAATTTGCCTATAATGTCCAAGGCCAGGTGCTGCTGAAAGCCGGCCAACCCATCTATGAGTGTAACAACCACTGCCGATGCAGCATTGACTGTGCCAATCGCGTAGTGCAGAAGGGCATCTTCTACAACCTCTGCATCTTCCGCACAAATAATGGGCGAGGCTGGGGCGTCCGCACCCTTGAGAAGATCCTCAACCACACCTTTGTCATGGAGTATATGGGTGAG ATCATCACCTCCGAGGAGGCAGAGCAACGTGGGAAGGCCTATGACCGTCAGGGGACGACCTACCTTTTTGATTTGGACTACGTGGAGGATGTCTACACAGTGGATGGGGCACAATTTGGGAACATCTCCCACTTTCTCAACCACAGT TGTAGCCCCAATCTGCAGGTCTACAATGTCTTCATTAACAATGTGGATCAGCGCATGCCACGGATTGCCTTTTTTGCCACTCGAAATATCCAGGCAGGAGAGGAGTTAACCTTTGACTACCATATGCAAG GTTCTTCCAAGAAGCGGGTGCGGATTGAGTGTAAATGTGGAAGCAAGTTCTGCCGGAAGTACCTCTTCTAG
- the WDR13 gene encoding WD repeat-containing protein 13 isoform X2, producing the protein MAAVWQQVLAVDARYNAYRTPTFPQFRTQYIRRRSQLLRENAKAGHEPTFRRQYLRLRAQLLGQRYGPLSEPGSFRAYSNSVVRSSRTTLDRMEDFDEDPRSLGARGHRRSVSRGSYQLQAQLNRVIYDERTPGSVVPTSVAEASRAMAGDTSLSENYAFAGMYHIFDQHVDEAVPKVQFANDDRHLLACCSLDGSISVCQLVPAPPVVLRVLRGHSRGVSDFAWSLSNDVLVSTSLDATMRIWATEDGRCIREIPDPDGAELLCCTFQPVNNNLTVVGNGKHNVHVMNISTGKKVKGGSSKLTGRVLALSFDSPGHILWAGDDRGSVFSFLFDMATGKLTKAKRLVVHEGSSITSISARSWISREARDPSLLINACINKLLLYRVVDNEGTLQLKRSFPIEQSLHPIRSIFCPLMSFRQGACVVTGSEDMCVYFFDVERATRAIVNKLQGHSAAVLDVSFNCDESLLASSDAGGMVIVWRREQK; encoded by the exons ATGGCCGCCGTTTGGCAGCAGGTGCTGGCCGTGGATGCGAG GTACAACGCATACCGCACACCCACCTTCCCACAGTTCCGAACACAATACATCCGACGCCGGAGTCAGCTGCTGAGAGAAAATGCCAAAGCGGGGCATGAGCCCACCTTCCGAAGGCAATACCTCAGGTTGAGGGCCCAGCTGTTGGGGCAGCGCTATGGGCCTTTATCCGAACCGGGGAGCTTCCGGGCCTACAGCAACAGTGTTGTCCGAAGCAGTCGGACCACGCTGGACCGAATGGAG GACTTTGACGAGGACCCCCGGTCCCTGGGTGCCCGAGGGCACCGTCGCTCAGTCAGCCGAGGATCCTATCAGTTGCAGGCCCAGCTGAATCGGGTTATCTATGATGAGAG GACACCAGGCAGTGTCGTGCCCACGTCAGTGGCAGAAGCTAGCCGGGCCATGGCTGGGGACACTTCACTGAGTGAAAACTATGCTTTTGCTGGGATGTATCACATCTTTGACCAGCATGTGGATGAGGCTG TTCCCAAGGTTCAGTTTGCCAATGATGACCGTCACCTGCTAGCCTGTTGCTCTCTCGATGGCAGCATCTCTGTGTGCCAGCTGGTACCTGCCCCCCCTGTGGTCCTGCGTGTGCTCCGTGGGCACTCACGGGGCGTGTCCGACTTTGCCTGGTCCCTATCTAATGATGTCCTTGTCTCTACATCACTGGATGCCACCATGCGCATCTGGGCCACTGAAGATGGCCGCTGCATCCGTGAGATCCCTGACCCAGATGGGGCTGAACTGCTCTGCTGTACTTTTCAACCAGTCAACAATAATCTCACAGTG GTGGGCAACGGGAAGCACAATGTGCATGTAATGAACATCTCCACGGGCAAGAAGGTGAAGGGTGGCTCCAGCAAGCTGACAGGCCGGGTGTTGGCCCTGTCCTTTGATTCACCTGGACACATCCTATGGGCTGGGGATGATCGTGgcagtgtcttttccttcctttttgacATGGCTACAG GAAAGCTGACCAAGGCCAAGCGGTTGGTGGTACACGAAGGCAGCTCCATCACTAGTATCAGTGCACGATCCTGGATCAGCCGGGAAGCCCGTGACCCCTCTCTGCTCATCAATGCCTGCATCAACAAACTACTCCTCTACCG GGTGGTAGATAATGAAGGCACTTTGCAGCTGAAGAGGAGCTTCCCAATTGAACAGAGCCTCCACCCTATTCGAAGTATCTTCTGTCCCCTTATGTCTTTCCGCCAGGGGGCCTGTGTAG TCACAGGCAGTGAGGACATGTGTGTCTATTTCTTTGATGTGGAACGAGCCACCAGGGCTATAGTCAACAAACTGCAAGGCCATAGCGCTGCTGTGCTGGATGTCAGTTTCAACTGTGACGAGAGCCTTCTGGCCTCCAGTGATGCTGGCGGGATGGTCATTGTGTGGCGACGGGAGCAAAAGTAG
- the WDR13 gene encoding WD repeat-containing protein 13 isoform X3: protein MEDFDEDPRSLGARGHRRSVSRGSYQLQAQLNRVIYDERTPGSVVPTSVAEASRAMAGDTSLSENYAFAGMYHIFDQHVDEAVPKVQFANDDRHLLACCSLDGSISVCQLVPAPPVVLRVLRGHSRGVSDFAWSLSNDVLVSTSLDATMRIWATEDGRCIREIPDPDGAELLCCTFQPVNNNLTVVGNGKHNVHVMNISTGKKVKGGSSKLTGRVLALSFDSPGHILWAGDDRGSVFSFLFDMATGKLTKAKRLVVHEGSSITSISARSWISREARDPSLLINACINKLLLYRVVDNEGTLQLKRSFPIEQSLHPIRSIFCPLMSFRQGACVVTGSEDMCVYFFDVERATRAIVNKLQGHSAAVLDVSFNCDESLLASSDAGGMVIVWRREQK, encoded by the exons ATGGAG GACTTTGACGAGGACCCCCGGTCCCTGGGTGCCCGAGGGCACCGTCGCTCAGTCAGCCGAGGATCCTATCAGTTGCAGGCCCAGCTGAATCGGGTTATCTATGATGAGAG GACACCAGGCAGTGTCGTGCCCACGTCAGTGGCAGAAGCTAGCCGGGCCATGGCTGGGGACACTTCACTGAGTGAAAACTATGCTTTTGCTGGGATGTATCACATCTTTGACCAGCATGTGGATGAGGCTG TTCCCAAGGTTCAGTTTGCCAATGATGACCGTCACCTGCTAGCCTGTTGCTCTCTCGATGGCAGCATCTCTGTGTGCCAGCTGGTACCTGCCCCCCCTGTGGTCCTGCGTGTGCTCCGTGGGCACTCACGGGGCGTGTCCGACTTTGCCTGGTCCCTATCTAATGATGTCCTTGTCTCTACATCACTGGATGCCACCATGCGCATCTGGGCCACTGAAGATGGCCGCTGCATCCGTGAGATCCCTGACCCAGATGGGGCTGAACTGCTCTGCTGTACTTTTCAACCAGTCAACAATAATCTCACAGTG GTGGGCAACGGGAAGCACAATGTGCATGTAATGAACATCTCCACGGGCAAGAAGGTGAAGGGTGGCTCCAGCAAGCTGACAGGCCGGGTGTTGGCCCTGTCCTTTGATTCACCTGGACACATCCTATGGGCTGGGGATGATCGTGgcagtgtcttttccttcctttttgacATGGCTACAG GAAAGCTGACCAAGGCCAAGCGGTTGGTGGTACACGAAGGCAGCTCCATCACTAGTATCAGTGCACGATCCTGGATCAGCCGGGAAGCCCGTGACCCCTCTCTGCTCATCAATGCCTGCATCAACAAACTACTCCTCTACCG GGTGGTAGATAATGAAGGCACTTTGCAGCTGAAGAGGAGCTTCCCAATTGAACAGAGCCTCCACCCTATTCGAAGTATCTTCTGTCCCCTTATGTCTTTCCGCCAGGGGGCCTGTGTAG TCACAGGCAGTGAGGACATGTGTGTCTATTTCTTTGATGTGGAACGAGCCACCAGGGCTATAGTCAACAAACTGCAAGGCCATAGCGCTGCTGTGCTGGATGTCAGTTTCAACTGTGACGAGAGCCTTCTGGCCTCCAGTGATGCTGGCGGGATGGTCATTGTGTGGCGACGGGAGCAAAAGTAG